One genomic segment of Helicobacter kayseriensis includes these proteins:
- the ftsA gene encoding cell division protein FtsA: protein MKQIVMAIDIGSFNISCAIAEVTDGNPRIIGVGFAKSQGIRKGAITNIEQAARSIKSAILDAKRMSGAETNRAIISISGVYAKSRNSSGVVTVPSGEIGHKEIHRVIQAALHNATIPAEYEAIHILPYQFMVDEQEYVDDPSGMSGSRLKALVHIVTAQKTALENLRRVVKAAGIEIENIVLSSYASSIAVLSDDERDLGVACIDIGGDTCDIMIHSGNSMCYDGILPVGSNHITKDIAHACNTSPNVAEDLKINYGDIASIYDHENSKILEVPTIGGEKTQQIQCNFLAKVIYARLTETLGFLYGMIDQNELKHHISAGIVFTGGLTQLKGLEDLINAFFKDYPTRLALPKEVEGMPEELKNPMCSAVVGLVLYGSGRFTNYEMDSEKRLKTKKNKLLVEENERFSYPQSPELKEVGEEFDLFKEPLADDMKLKKEGILDKFKKKLVELF from the coding sequence TTGAAACAGATCGTGATGGCCATCGATATTGGCTCTTTTAACATTTCATGTGCAATTGCTGAAGTCACAGATGGGAATCCTAGGATCATTGGCGTAGGATTTGCAAAATCTCAAGGCATTCGAAAAGGAGCAATCACCAATATAGAACAAGCTGCTCGGTCTATCAAAAGTGCAATTTTAGATGCCAAAAGAATGTCTGGTGCTGAAACAAATCGTGCCATTATTTCTATTTCTGGAGTTTATGCAAAAAGTCGCAATAGCTCTGGAGTCGTTACGGTTCCAAGCGGAGAAATTGGGCACAAAGAAATTCATCGCGTCATTCAAGCTGCATTGCACAATGCAACAATCCCTGCAGAATATGAGGCGATCCATATTCTTCCTTATCAATTTATGGTTGATGAACAAGAATATGTTGATGATCCAAGTGGAATGAGTGGAAGTCGTCTAAAGGCGCTAGTGCATATTGTAACAGCACAAAAAACAGCTCTTGAAAATCTCAGACGCGTTGTAAAAGCTGCAGGAATTGAAATAGAAAATATTGTTCTCTCCTCATATGCCTCCTCAATTGCGGTATTAAGCGATGATGAAAGAGATCTAGGAGTGGCATGCATTGATATTGGGGGTGACACTTGCGATATCATGATTCATAGTGGTAACTCCATGTGTTATGATGGAATATTGCCTGTTGGATCCAACCATATCACCAAAGATATTGCTCATGCATGCAACACTTCCCCCAATGTCGCCGAGGATCTTAAAATCAACTACGGAGATATAGCTAGTATCTATGATCATGAGAACTCAAAAATTCTTGAGGTTCCAACAATTGGAGGAGAAAAAACCCAACAGATTCAATGCAATTTCCTTGCAAAAGTCATCTATGCACGATTAACAGAAACTCTAGGATTTCTTTATGGGATGATTGATCAAAATGAGCTAAAACACCATATTAGTGCGGGTATTGTTTTCACTGGTGGACTCACGCAACTTAAGGGGCTTGAAGATCTTATTAATGCATTTTTTAAAGACTATCCAACAAGACTTGCTCTTCCTAAAGAAGTGGAAGGAATGCCCGAGGAACTAAAAAACCCAATGTGTTCGGCAGTCGTTGGGCTTGTTTTATATGGCTCAGGTCGTTTTACAAATTATGAAATGGATTCAGAAAAGCGCCTAAAAACGAAAAAAAATAAACTGCTTGTAGAGGAAAATGAGCGCTTCTCCTATCCCCAAAGCCCAGAACTCAAAGAAGTAGGCGAAGAATTTGATCTCTTCAAGGAACCTTTGGCTGATGATATGAAGCTTAAAAAAGAAGGAATACTTGATAAATTCAAAAAGAAACTTGTAGAACTATTTTAA